A part of Amycolatopsis lurida genomic DNA contains:
- a CDS encoding TetR/AcrR family transcriptional regulator, translating to MSRVKEFDVDAACEAALELFWRQGYEATSVSDLIAELGIGKASLYATFGTKHELYLTALKRYIARGDQRFVEDFAGPGPALAGVRRLIDRYLAEILGESGRKGCFVVNAAMEMMPKDPEVARVVERSWDALELAVRMALSRAKAQGELDAGADPEELAGFLLTVLQGMRVLGKGPDPAARVRATAKQAIAVLEAARTHS from the coding sequence GTGTCCCGGGTGAAGGAATTCGACGTCGACGCGGCCTGCGAAGCTGCGCTGGAACTGTTCTGGCGGCAGGGGTACGAGGCCACCTCGGTCAGTGACCTGATCGCCGAGCTCGGTATCGGCAAGGCGAGTCTCTACGCCACGTTCGGCACCAAGCACGAGCTGTACCTCACGGCCTTGAAGCGCTACATCGCCCGAGGCGACCAGCGGTTCGTCGAGGATTTCGCCGGGCCGGGTCCTGCGCTCGCGGGCGTGCGGCGGCTCATTGACCGCTATCTCGCCGAAATACTGGGCGAGTCGGGGCGTAAGGGCTGCTTCGTGGTCAACGCCGCCATGGAGATGATGCCGAAGGATCCCGAGGTCGCGCGGGTCGTCGAGCGCAGCTGGGACGCGCTCGAACTGGCCGTGCGGATGGCGTTGAGCCGCGCGAAGGCGCAGGGCGAACTCGACGCCGGCGCGGACCCGGAAGAGCTGGCCGGCTTCCTGCTCACCGTCCTGCAGGGCATGCGGGTGCTGGGCAAGGGGCCGGATCCCGCGGCGCGGGTCAGGGCGACCGCGAAGCAGGCCATCGCGGTGCTCGAAGCCGCTCGCACACACTCATAA
- a CDS encoding SDR family NAD(P)-dependent oxidoreductase, with protein MGTRFSGKVVLVTGGGSGIGRATAAAFAREGAQVVVSGRDAEKLRQTVKEIEADGGAADAVTADVSAGPEVERLVAETVRRHGKLDIAFNNAGVLGSPAPAADLDEEDFDAVVRTNLTGTWLSMKHEIAQMRAGGGGVIVNMASNIGSHTRLPGMAAYAASKAAVDVLTRTAARDHIGEGIRINAVSPGATDTGMSFRPGESEADRAERLGSVIPLGRIGAVEEIAAAVLWLASDDSAYVVGHDIVLDGGVSA; from the coding sequence GTGGGGACACGATTCAGCGGCAAGGTCGTCCTGGTCACCGGCGGAGGCTCCGGAATCGGCCGCGCTACGGCGGCCGCCTTCGCGCGCGAAGGCGCTCAGGTCGTCGTTTCCGGGCGGGACGCTGAGAAGCTGCGTCAGACGGTGAAGGAGATCGAGGCCGACGGCGGTGCGGCCGACGCGGTGACCGCCGACGTGAGTGCCGGCCCCGAAGTCGAGCGTCTCGTCGCCGAGACCGTGCGGCGGCACGGCAAACTCGACATCGCGTTCAACAACGCCGGTGTGCTCGGCAGCCCCGCGCCGGCGGCGGACCTGGACGAAGAGGACTTCGATGCCGTCGTGCGAACGAATCTCACGGGCACGTGGCTGTCGATGAAGCACGAGATCGCTCAGATGCGGGCGGGCGGCGGGGGAGTCATCGTCAACATGGCCTCCAACATCGGCTCGCACACCCGCCTGCCGGGAATGGCCGCCTACGCCGCTTCGAAGGCGGCCGTGGACGTGCTGACCCGGACCGCCGCCCGCGACCACATCGGCGAGGGCATCCGGATCAACGCGGTCAGCCCCGGCGCCACCGACACGGGGATGTCGTTCCGGCCCGGCGAATCCGAGGCCGACCGGGCCGAACGGCTCGGTTCGGTCATCCCGCTCGGCCGGATCGGCGCGGTCGAAGAGATCGCCGCGGCGGTCCTCTGGCTGGCTTCGGACGACTCCGCGTACGTCGTGGGGCACGACATCGTCCTCGACGGTGGCGTCAGCGCGTGA
- a CDS encoding thiamine pyrophosphate-requiring protein: MSETVADHVLTRLREWDVEQVFAYPGDGINGLVSAFGAAENKPRFVQTRHEEMAAFAAVGYAKLSGRPGVCMATSGPGAIHLLNGLYDAKLDHVPVVAIVGQTARSAMGGSYQQEVDLQALFKDVASEYLVEVNVPEQLPNALDRALRTAIAQRAPTALIIPADLQEETYQPPRHEFKHVPSSPPDHPRASVIPPSEEVARAAEVLNAGEKVAILLGQGARNAVTELREVAELTGAGVAKALLGKDVLPDDLPYVTGSIGLLGTRPTYEMMRDCDTLLIVGSNMPYAQFLPEFGQARAVQIDIDPRFLGLRYPTEVNLLGDAKGTLQQLIPLLERKTERGWREKIEKNVGEWQETLTRQAMLDANPVNPMRIVHELSERIPEDAIVTADSGSATNWYARNLRMRGRMRGTLSGTLATMGSGVPYAIGAKFAHPDRPVIALVGDGAMQMNGMAELLTIARYRELWADQRCVVCVFHNGDLNQVTWELRAMGGSPKFEPSQSLPEVSYSDFALEIGLGGIAVDDPAQLGEAWDVALSADVPTVLDVRCDPEVPPIPPHATFEQVKAMTEAVLKGEPDAWHLVTQGIKTKMQELLPLRR; encoded by the coding sequence ATGAGCGAAACCGTTGCGGACCATGTTCTGACCAGGCTGCGCGAATGGGACGTGGAGCAGGTCTTCGCCTATCCCGGGGACGGGATCAACGGGCTGGTGAGCGCGTTCGGCGCGGCGGAGAACAAGCCTCGTTTCGTGCAGACGCGGCACGAGGAGATGGCGGCGTTCGCGGCCGTGGGCTACGCGAAACTCAGCGGACGGCCCGGTGTCTGCATGGCGACGTCCGGTCCGGGGGCGATCCACCTGCTCAACGGTCTCTACGACGCCAAACTCGACCACGTGCCGGTGGTGGCGATCGTCGGGCAGACGGCGCGCAGCGCGATGGGCGGCAGTTACCAGCAGGAGGTGGATCTGCAGGCGTTGTTCAAGGACGTCGCGAGCGAGTACCTCGTGGAGGTGAACGTCCCCGAACAGCTGCCGAACGCGCTCGACCGTGCCCTCCGCACGGCCATCGCGCAGCGCGCGCCCACGGCGCTGATCATCCCCGCGGACCTTCAGGAGGAGACCTATCAGCCGCCGCGGCACGAGTTCAAGCACGTGCCGTCCTCCCCGCCCGATCATCCGCGGGCCAGTGTCATCCCGCCCTCGGAAGAGGTCGCCCGCGCGGCGGAGGTGCTGAACGCGGGTGAGAAGGTCGCGATCCTGCTCGGGCAGGGCGCGCGCAACGCCGTCACCGAGTTGCGCGAGGTCGCCGAACTGACCGGCGCCGGAGTGGCGAAAGCCTTGCTGGGCAAGGACGTCCTCCCCGACGACCTGCCGTACGTCACCGGCTCCATCGGCCTGCTCGGCACGCGGCCGACGTACGAGATGATGCGGGATTGCGACACGCTCCTGATCGTCGGTTCGAATATGCCGTACGCGCAGTTCCTGCCGGAATTCGGGCAGGCCCGCGCGGTCCAGATCGACATCGATCCCCGCTTCCTCGGCCTGCGGTATCCGACCGAGGTGAACCTTCTCGGCGACGCGAAGGGCACGCTGCAGCAGCTGATTCCGTTGCTGGAGCGCAAAACCGAGCGCGGCTGGCGCGAAAAAATCGAGAAGAACGTCGGCGAATGGCAAGAGACCCTGACCCGCCAGGCGATGCTGGACGCGAACCCGGTCAATCCGATGCGGATCGTGCACGAGCTGTCCGAGCGGATCCCCGAGGACGCCATCGTCACCGCCGACTCCGGTTCGGCCACCAACTGGTACGCCAGGAACCTCCGGATGCGCGGCCGCATGCGGGGCACGCTCTCCGGCACCCTCGCGACGATGGGCTCCGGCGTCCCGTACGCGATCGGCGCGAAGTTCGCCCATCCCGACCGGCCGGTGATCGCCCTGGTCGGCGACGGCGCGATGCAGATGAACGGGATGGCGGAACTGCTGACCATCGCCCGCTACCGCGAACTGTGGGCCGATCAGCGCTGCGTCGTCTGCGTCTTCCACAACGGCGATCTGAACCAGGTCACCTGGGAACTGCGGGCGATGGGCGGCTCGCCGAAGTTCGAGCCGTCGCAGAGCCTGCCGGAAGTGTCCTATTCGGACTTCGCGCTGGAGATCGGCCTCGGCGGGATCGCCGTCGACGATCCCGCCCAGCTCGGCGAGGCGTGGGACGTTGCTCTGTCGGCCGACGTGCCCACGGTGCTCGACGTCCGCTGCGATCCCGAGGTGCCGCCGATTCCGCCGCACGCCACCTTCGAGCAGGTGAAGGCCATGACCGAAGCCGTCCTGAAGGGTGAGCCCGACGCCTGGCACCTGGTGACACAGGGGATCAAGACGAAGATGCAGGAGCTGCTGCCCTTGCGCCGCTGA
- a CDS encoding serine/threonine-protein kinase, whose amino-acid sequence MEEIRRLADRFDLIEPVGGGSMGTVWRARDENLERTVAIKELLLPHGAGEQKADEAKNRALREARIAARLVHPHAITVFGVIDEQDRPWIIMEYLPSTSLADKLREGPMEVEDVIRLGIQLCSALAAAHRAGIVHRDIKPGNVLLGEDDTVKITDFGISRAMGDVQLTATGEISGTPAFLAPEVARGEDATSASDVFSLGATLYTALEGGTPYGTAENPIALLYRASSGEITPPAKSGILTPLLNRLLDVRPDSRPTMAETERELRALAAGEPTTLVAEEPPPKARKGMLIGVIAVFLVLAAAAAAAVVVVLSREDETPSGQAPPPASQSQPAVPTTSEPVAPPPSPSSAPPSTPSSSSSSSSAPPPAQTPGQALAAYYAFIPGNLEAGFATLTDNFKQNRKQSFERYSSYWKQFSAVTVSNVTESGNTVSATLTYVRASGGTTTERETFVLVQQGGRYLIDSQRAG is encoded by the coding sequence ATGGAGGAGATCCGCCGCCTCGCCGACCGGTTCGATCTCATCGAGCCCGTCGGTGGTGGCTCCATGGGCACCGTGTGGCGGGCGCGCGACGAGAACCTGGAGCGCACGGTCGCGATCAAGGAACTCCTTCTGCCGCACGGAGCAGGGGAGCAGAAGGCCGACGAGGCCAAGAACCGCGCACTGCGCGAGGCGCGCATCGCCGCGCGGTTGGTGCATCCGCACGCCATCACCGTCTTCGGCGTGATCGACGAGCAGGACCGCCCGTGGATCATCATGGAGTACCTGCCCTCGACCAGTCTCGCGGACAAACTGCGCGAAGGGCCGATGGAGGTCGAAGACGTCATCCGTCTCGGCATCCAGCTGTGCTCGGCGCTGGCGGCCGCGCACCGGGCGGGCATCGTCCACCGCGACATCAAGCCCGGCAACGTCCTGCTCGGCGAAGACGACACCGTCAAGATCACCGACTTCGGGATCTCGCGGGCGATGGGCGACGTCCAGCTCACCGCGACCGGTGAGATCTCCGGGACACCGGCGTTCCTGGCGCCGGAGGTGGCCCGCGGCGAGGACGCCACATCCGCCTCGGACGTGTTCTCGCTCGGCGCGACGCTTTACACCGCGCTCGAAGGCGGCACGCCGTACGGCACGGCCGAGAACCCGATCGCGTTGCTGTACCGCGCGTCGAGTGGTGAGATCACCCCGCCGGCCAAGTCGGGAATCCTAACGCCGCTGCTGAACCGGCTCCTCGACGTCCGGCCGGACAGCAGGCCGACGATGGCCGAGACCGAGCGGGAACTGCGGGCGCTCGCGGCGGGGGAGCCGACGACGCTCGTCGCCGAAGAACCGCCGCCGAAGGCGCGCAAGGGAATGCTGATCGGCGTGATCGCCGTGTTCCTCGTGCTCGCGGCGGCCGCCGCCGCGGCCGTGGTCGTGGTGCTCAGCCGCGAGGACGAGACCCCGTCCGGCCAGGCGCCGCCGCCGGCCTCCCAGTCGCAGCCCGCCGTCCCGACCACGTCAGAGCCGGTCGCGCCGCCGCCTTCGCCGTCTTCCGCGCCGCCCTCGACTCCGTCTTCGTCTTCGTCATCCTCGTCCGCACCGCCTCCGGCGCAGACGCCGGGGCAGGCGCTCGCGGCGTACTACGCGTTCATCCCGGGGAACCTCGAGGCCGGGTTCGCGACGTTGACCGACAACTTCAAGCAGAACAGGAAGCAGAGCTTCGAGCGGTATTCGAGCTACTGGAAGCAGTTCAGCGCGGTGACCGTGTCGAACGTGACCGAATCCGGCAACACGGTGTCGGCGACGCTCACCTACGTGCGGGCCTCCGGTGGGACCACGACGGAGAGGGAGACCTTCGTCCTGGTCCAGCAGGGCGGCCGATATCTCATCGACTCCCAGCGGGCAGGCTGA
- a CDS encoding winged helix-turn-helix transcriptional regulator, translating to MRADASTTPEQACPIAPVVDLVFSRWTTPILWALNEFGRQRFVELERRIGSITPKVLTQRLRQLERDGLLTRTYHAEVPPRVEYEISDLGRSLAPLFATLADWSTENLPKVEEARSAYDSGG from the coding sequence ATGCGCGCCGACGCCTCGACGACCCCCGAACAGGCCTGCCCGATCGCCCCGGTGGTCGACCTCGTCTTCAGCCGCTGGACCACGCCGATCCTGTGGGCGCTCAACGAATTCGGCAGGCAGCGGTTCGTCGAACTCGAGCGGCGCATCGGTTCGATCACGCCGAAGGTGCTGACGCAACGGCTGCGGCAACTGGAACGCGACGGCCTGCTCACCCGGACCTATCACGCCGAGGTGCCGCCCAGAGTCGAGTACGAGATCAGCGACCTGGGCCGGAGCCTCGCCCCGCTTTTCGCGACCCTCGCGGACTGGTCGACGGAGAATCTGCCGAAGGTGGAAGAGGCCCGGTCGGCCTACGACTCGGGTGGTTGA
- a CDS encoding cytochrome P450 family protein encodes MSDVPEILLTDPEVLRDPFTAYGPARERSPIAKLSAPGFSMWAVLRHEEARKMLSDPRFALSANSYQRMDIPDHCRPYMRTMQEVEGPEHLRLRRLVAPAFTPRKAGALRPGIERLADDLLDELAGEDRIDLVSAFARPLPVDVICALVGIPAADRPRWREYGALVSAGDGAGLAKAVPGIVEGALAAIADRKLHAGEDVVSQLLRIQAEDGDRLSETELVALVWQLVLGGQVPGNLIANAVEILLSHPGQLAALREDPALMPGVVEEVMRWQSPQLLTIPRFATTDVRIGDVLIPEGEPVTVAIAAANRDPRAFGDPDVFDIRRAAGPAWHLAFAHGPHFCLGASLARVQAEVALTALLRRFPDLVLADGLLRIPDPGTWRLNALPVTLHATVAN; translated from the coding sequence TTGTCCGACGTTCCCGAGATCCTCCTGACCGACCCCGAGGTCCTCCGTGACCCGTTCACCGCCTACGGACCGGCCCGCGAGCGCTCCCCGATCGCCAAGCTCAGCGCACCCGGGTTCTCCATGTGGGCGGTGCTGCGCCACGAAGAGGCGCGCAAGATGCTGAGCGATCCGCGGTTCGCCCTGAGCGCGAACAGCTACCAGCGCATGGACATCCCCGATCACTGTCGCCCGTACATGCGGACGATGCAGGAGGTCGAGGGCCCCGAACACCTCCGGCTCCGGCGGCTCGTCGCCCCCGCCTTCACCCCGCGCAAGGCGGGGGCCCTCCGCCCGGGGATCGAGCGGCTCGCGGACGACCTTCTCGACGAACTCGCCGGGGAAGACCGGATCGACCTGGTCTCCGCCTTCGCCCGGCCCCTGCCGGTCGACGTGATCTGCGCATTGGTCGGCATCCCCGCGGCCGACCGCCCGCGGTGGCGCGAATACGGCGCGCTGGTCTCGGCGGGCGACGGCGCCGGACTCGCGAAAGCGGTCCCCGGGATCGTCGAGGGCGCGCTCGCCGCCATCGCGGACCGGAAACTCCACGCGGGTGAGGACGTCGTCTCGCAACTGCTCCGGATCCAGGCCGAAGACGGCGACAGGCTCAGCGAAACCGAACTGGTCGCCCTGGTCTGGCAACTCGTGCTCGGCGGCCAGGTGCCCGGCAACCTCATCGCCAACGCCGTCGAAATCCTGCTGTCCCATCCCGGACAGCTGGCCGCGCTGCGCGAAGACCCCGCGCTCATGCCCGGCGTGGTCGAGGAGGTGATGCGCTGGCAGAGCCCCCAGCTGCTGACGATCCCCCGGTTCGCCACCACGGACGTCCGGATCGGCGATGTCCTCATCCCCGAAGGAGAACCTGTTACCGTTGCGATCGCGGCGGCGAACCGGGACCCGAGGGCATTCGGAGACCCGGACGTCTTCGACATCCGGCGCGCGGCGGGCCCCGCCTGGCATCTCGCCTTCGCCCACGGGCCGCACTTCTGCCTCGGCGCTTCCCTGGCCAGGGTTCAGGCCGAGGTCGCGCTCACCGCCCTGCTGCGCAGGTTCCCCGACCTGGTACTCGCCGACGGCCTGCTCCGGATCCCGGACCCGGGCACCTGGCGGCTGAACGCCTTGCCGGTCACCCTGCACGCCACGGTTGCGAACTGA
- a CDS encoding TetR/AcrR family transcriptional regulator, translating into MVRLSRAETQERNRAKVLAAARDEFAQQGFRDAKIDVIAERAELTRGAVYSNFPGKRALYFAVLAELAEQSAGAPHAAPGETIEGALGALARSRVAAFPLDDEQAGLVRDLIPEVLADERVRRPFAQLVKLNGLLLGLALERLDPPERPPGSPIPRRVRLAETVLTTLHGAGQLAAAAPGLVEPFDVVSACERLAGLALNDWWAPPVIVPAAQAADRPWSPPEGLDLVRAESFVPADGVVALLGTHRLAAAEEAVRAHNGDVTVVVVTSEPAELVPLTRLIVAEVCGGLRQAFPRPSWPRLRVVCDATGTLAAAAGVLAVSDETEVAIRVERGRIVATADGRGAGHAVSGEVSRVDSA; encoded by the coding sequence ATGGTCCGGCTGAGCAGGGCGGAGACGCAGGAGCGCAATCGCGCGAAGGTGCTGGCCGCCGCGCGAGACGAGTTCGCGCAGCAGGGCTTCCGCGACGCCAAGATCGACGTCATCGCCGAGCGGGCGGAGCTCACCCGCGGCGCGGTCTACTCGAACTTCCCGGGAAAACGCGCCCTGTACTTCGCCGTCTTGGCCGAGCTGGCCGAACAGTCCGCGGGCGCGCCGCACGCGGCGCCTGGCGAGACGATCGAGGGCGCGCTGGGCGCACTGGCCAGGTCGCGAGTGGCCGCGTTTCCCCTGGACGACGAGCAGGCAGGCCTCGTGCGCGACCTGATACCGGAGGTGCTCGCTGATGAGCGCGTCCGGCGGCCGTTCGCCCAGCTGGTGAAGCTCAACGGGCTGTTGCTGGGCCTCGCGCTGGAGCGGCTCGACCCGCCGGAGCGCCCGCCGGGATCGCCGATCCCGCGCCGGGTCCGGCTCGCGGAGACCGTGCTGACGACGCTGCACGGCGCCGGCCAGCTGGCGGCCGCCGCGCCGGGGCTTGTCGAACCCTTCGACGTCGTGAGCGCTTGCGAACGGCTTGCTGGGCTGGCCCTCAACGACTGGTGGGCGCCACCGGTGATCGTGCCCGCGGCACAGGCGGCCGACCGGCCGTGGTCACCGCCCGAGGGCCTCGACCTCGTGCGCGCCGAATCCTTCGTACCCGCCGATGGCGTGGTCGCCCTCCTGGGCACGCATCGGCTGGCCGCCGCGGAAGAGGCCGTCCGGGCTCACAACGGCGATGTCACCGTCGTCGTCGTGACCAGCGAGCCCGCCGAGCTGGTGCCGTTGACCCGGCTGATCGTCGCGGAAGTGTGCGGCGGACTACGGCAGGCCTTCCCTCGGCCGTCCTGGCCGCGACTGCGCGTGGTGTGCGACGCGACCGGGACACTGGCCGCGGCCGCGGGGGTGCTCGCGGTCAGTGACGAGACCGAGGTCGCGATCCGCGTCGAACGAGGGCGGATCGTCGCCACCGCGGACGGGCGCGGCGCGGGACACGCCGTCTCGGGCGAGGTGTCCCGTGTGGACAGCGCCTAG
- a CDS encoding IclR family transcriptional regulator: protein MREPLGGRGVLEGAFALLEALDEHGGQAGLTQLVRATGLPKTTVHRLLDQLADLGAVERAGRGYRIGSRVFRLGRFWQPELRDLAKERLPSLSARMRASLVLVVPREGRALVAAGAVLPADDVPVCPGRPLPPGTAAGRLLAAHHPALAEPDTDALEIRTAGYAAESETITEGLCCAAVGIRTPDGRVGAALAAVLPARRDPASAVAGLTSTARSFGAALAECSRRNRAG, encoded by the coding sequence ATGCGTGAACCCCTCGGCGGACGCGGTGTGCTCGAAGGCGCGTTCGCGTTGCTCGAAGCACTCGACGAACACGGCGGGCAGGCCGGGCTGACCCAGCTCGTGCGGGCCACCGGGCTGCCGAAGACCACCGTGCACCGGCTCCTGGACCAACTGGCCGACCTCGGCGCGGTCGAACGGGCCGGCCGCGGCTACCGGATCGGTTCGCGAGTATTCCGCCTCGGGCGGTTCTGGCAGCCCGAACTCCGGGACCTGGCCAAGGAACGGCTGCCGTCGCTTTCGGCGCGGATGCGCGCGAGCCTGGTGCTCGTGGTCCCGAGGGAAGGTCGCGCGCTGGTCGCCGCGGGCGCCGTCCTTCCCGCCGACGACGTCCCCGTCTGCCCGGGCCGCCCGCTTCCGCCGGGGACCGCCGCCGGGCGGCTCCTCGCCGCCCATCACCCCGCACTCGCCGAACCGGACACGGACGCGCTGGAGATCCGCACGGCCGGATACGCGGCCGAATCGGAGACGATCACAGAAGGACTCTGTTGCGCCGCCGTCGGCATCAGGACCCCGGACGGCCGGGTCGGCGCGGCGCTCGCCGCCGTCCTGCCCGCCCGCCGCGACCCGGCTTCCGCGGTGGCCGGGCTGACGAGCACCGCACGGTCCTTCGGCGCCGCGCTCGCCGAATGCTCACGGCGGAACCGGGCCGGATGA
- a CDS encoding GNAT family N-acetyltransferase: MDLTTERLVVREWSEDDAEAALAIYGTTDVTRWLTPAMDRVTDAAAMRSVLQAWQQAQPNLVPPRGRWAVQRKEDGVVVGGLGIHLLPPFEEDLEISWQLHPDAWGEGYASEAARALIGWAFTQDTDELFAVARPNNVRAIATAKRLGMVWVGETDKYYGLRLQVYRIRHTDTV, translated from the coding sequence ATGGACTTGACCACCGAAAGGCTCGTCGTCCGCGAGTGGTCCGAGGACGACGCCGAAGCCGCGCTGGCGATCTACGGCACCACCGACGTGACCCGATGGCTCACCCCGGCGATGGACCGGGTGACCGACGCCGCGGCCATGCGTTCGGTTCTGCAGGCCTGGCAACAGGCGCAGCCGAATCTCGTGCCGCCGCGCGGGAGATGGGCGGTGCAGCGCAAGGAGGACGGCGTGGTCGTCGGCGGGCTGGGCATCCACCTGCTGCCACCGTTCGAAGAGGACCTGGAGATCAGCTGGCAGCTGCATCCGGACGCCTGGGGCGAGGGTTACGCCTCCGAGGCCGCCCGCGCGCTGATCGGCTGGGCGTTCACCCAGGACACGGACGAGCTCTTCGCCGTCGCGCGGCCGAACAACGTGCGCGCCATCGCGACCGCGAAACGGCTCGGGATGGTCTGGGTCGGGGAAACCGACAAGTACTACGGGCTGCGCCTTCAGGTGTACCGGATCCGGCACACGGACACGGTCTAG
- a CDS encoding LLM class F420-dependent oxidoreductase, with protein MRHGIVLFTSDRGISPAAAARAAEAAGFDTFHVPEHTHIPVKREAPHPRTGDSSLPDDRYLRTLDPWVALATAASVTSRIRLATAVALPVESDPITLAKTIASLDHLSAGRVTLGVGFGWNVDELADHGVPGGKRRTVLREYLEAMRALWTQDEASYAGEFVSFGASWAWPKPAQAHIPVIVGAGATEKTFRWIAKSADGWLTTPGDTGIEDKARRLREIWREEGRAGEPEISALGVRPDPENLAGLEAAGVTETIFGLPDRSPEEVEAWLQRLAGKLSLPAGSR; from the coding sequence GTGAGACACGGGATCGTGCTGTTCACCAGTGACCGGGGTATCAGTCCGGCGGCCGCCGCGCGGGCGGCCGAAGCCGCGGGCTTCGACACCTTCCACGTGCCGGAACACACGCACATCCCGGTCAAACGGGAGGCTCCGCATCCGCGCACCGGCGACTCGTCGCTCCCCGACGACCGTTACCTGCGCACGCTGGATCCGTGGGTCGCGCTGGCCACGGCGGCCTCGGTGACCTCCCGGATCCGCCTCGCGACGGCGGTGGCCCTCCCGGTCGAGAGCGATCCGATCACGCTGGCGAAGACGATCGCCAGCCTCGATCACCTCTCGGCAGGGCGGGTCACCCTCGGCGTCGGCTTCGGCTGGAACGTCGACGAACTCGCCGATCACGGCGTCCCGGGCGGCAAACGGCGGACGGTCCTGCGCGAGTACTTGGAAGCGATGCGCGCGCTGTGGACACAGGACGAAGCTTCGTACGCGGGAGAGTTCGTGTCGTTCGGCGCCAGCTGGGCGTGGCCGAAACCGGCTCAAGCGCATATCCCCGTGATCGTCGGTGCGGGCGCGACGGAGAAGACGTTCCGCTGGATCGCGAAGTCGGCTGACGGCTGGCTCACCACACCCGGCGACACCGGCATCGAGGACAAAGCCCGGCGGCTACGCGAGATCTGGCGCGAAGAGGGCCGCGCCGGCGAGCCGGAGATCTCGGCGCTCGGCGTCCGCCCGGATCCGGAGAACCTGGCCGGGCTGGAGGCGGCCGGGGTCACCGAGACGATCTTCGGCCTCCCGGACCGCTCCCCCGAAGAGGTCGAGGCCTGGCTCCAGCGCCTCGCCGGGAAACTCAGCCTGCCCGCTGGGAGTCGATGA